The following are encoded in a window of Panicum virgatum strain AP13 chromosome 5N, P.virgatum_v5, whole genome shotgun sequence genomic DNA:
- the LOC120675044 gene encoding wiskott-Aldrich syndrome protein homolog 1-like, which yields MSSPSPSSLPPSASPWWPPAAAPPHGRRQPRALLRRPVAGPPSSLPSLPPRHGGLPRPPAPPLPPPCCCSASAGARVWRPATAKGVEETGGRSRPTVALLSAAKTLDDAAGGSEVAAVVQGRDVAPEPSNSCGRPAASLTTACS from the coding sequence atgtcatctccatctccatcctcCCTCCCCCCTTCCGCCTCGCCATGGTGGCCTCCCGCGGCCGCCCcgccccacggccgccgccagccccgcGCCCTCCTGCGGCGGCCTGTCGCCGGCCCGCcatcctccctcccttcccttcCACCTCGCCATGGCGGCCTCCCGCggccgcccgccccgcccctTCCGCCtccttgctgctgctctgcttcTGCCGGCGCGAGGGTGTGGAGGCCGGCGACGGCCAAAGGCGTGGAGGAGACCGGCGGGAGGTCTAGGCCGACCGTGGCGCTGCTCAGTGCAGCCAAGACGCTCGACGACGCGGCCGGCGGGAGCGAGGTCGCCGCGGTCGTGCAGGGGAGGGACGTGGCGCCGGAGCCGTCGAACTCGTGCGGGCGTCCGGCGGCGTCGCTCACCACCGCGTGCAGCTAG
- the LOC120674135 gene encoding uncharacterized protein LOC120674135 translates to MQALGLGRGSIPLHACRYRCRRTAAYPSAPAPPRPRNATGLNTRIAAVRASAAEPAQMERTHGEEPARVVKLRAVDATPESFAPFGQVIAASPDGDQFGPHDAQLDLSRGVPRFYIMRLQDRPLKFSAITHHASVTQCLGSIGGQDWYLGVAKPSIVDEPSEQSGQEGRKPLQSRAGHYYLPPDPAEVCVFRVSGLKFLKLNKGTWHAGPLFKADAVDFYNLELSNTNVVDRTTHHFKKRDGIIFVVED, encoded by the exons ATGCAGGCGCTGGGCCTGGGCCGCGGGTCCATCCCCCTCCATGCCTGCCGCtaccgctgccgccgcaccgccgcttACCCCTCTGCTCCGGCTCCGCCCCGTCCCCGCAACGCGACAGGGCTAAACACCCGcatcgccgccgtgcgcgccaGCGCCGCGGAGCCCGCGCAGATGGAACGCACGCACGGGGAGGAGCCGGCGAGGGTGGTGAAGCTGCGGGCGGTGgacgccacgcccgagtccttCGCGCCTTTCGGGCAGGTCATCGCCGCCTCCCCCGACGGCGACCAGTTCGGCCCCCACGACGCGCAGCTCGACCTCAGCCGCGGCGTCCCAAG GTTCTACATCATGCGACTGCAGGACCGGCCGTTGAAGTTCTCGGCCATCACCCACCACGCCAGCGTGACCCAGTGCCTGGGCTCCATCGGCGGCCAGGACTGGTACCTCGGAGTGGCCAAGCCATCGATCGTGGATGAACCGTCTGAGCAGAGTGGTCAGGAGGGGAGGAAACCGCTGCAGTCTCGCGCTGGTCACTACTATCTGCCTCCCGATCCAGCCGAGGTCTGCGTGTTCCGGGTTTCCGGGCTTAAGTTTCTCAAGCTGAACAAGGGGACCTGGCATGCCGGGCCTCTGTTCAAGGCTGATGCAGTGGATTTCTATAATCTGGAGCTGAGCAACACCAAC GTTGTTGATCGCACTACACACCATTTCAAGAAACGTGATGGGATAATCTTCGTGGTTGAGGACTGA
- the LOC120674447 gene encoding uncharacterized protein At4g08330, chloroplastic-like encodes MERSLDSSYSASIKDVTYSCGYCGYALHLSSSARDTAGIGSKYRKQIKKGVVAFVAVDESRFTLTDEVTCMPYFRSRRAWGLLRKRSRLLCRKCGGRIGDAYEEEDRDSGLSDGDAFSDDLRASLGSGGSGSSASSQRNYVIKISALQPSSDDSDAAAFTL; translated from the exons ATGGAGAGGTCTCTCGACAGCAGCTACTCCGCCTCCATCAAGGACGTCACATACAG CTGCGGGTACTGCGGCTACGCGCTGCACCTGAGCTCCTCGGCGCGGGACACGGCGGGCATCGGCTCCAAGTACCGCAAGCAGATCAAGAAGGGCGTGGTCGCCTTCGTCGCCGTCGACGAGAGCCGCTTCACGCTCACCGACGAGGTCACCTGCATGCCCTACTTCCGCTCCAGGCGTGCCTGGGGCCTCCTCAGGAAGCGTTCGCGCCTGCTCTGCCGCAAGTGCGGCGGCCGCATCGGCGACGCCTACGAGGAGGAGGACAGGGACTCCGGCCTCAGCGACGGCGACGCCTTCTCGGACGACCTGCGCGCGAGCTTGGGCTCCggtggcagcggcagcagcgcgTCGAGCCAGAGGAACTACGTGATCAAGATCAGCGCGCTGCAGCCGTCGTCAGACGATTCTGACGCAGCTGCCTTCACACTATGA